The nucleotide window AGGAGCGCCGTCATCCCGACGAACGTCCCGGCGAGCCCCACGACGATCGTTCGGTTCGTCACGGCCGTACTCGTTGTCGCAGGACCGTAAGGCTCTCGCCGACGGACGCTCCTGCGCTCCAGCGTCGCCTCCGCACCGTTTATGCCCGCGGCCGCCCGGGTACGGGGTATGGAACCGGCGGACCGAGAGACGGTGACGGGGCTGCCGCCCGGGATCGCCGCCGCCCGCGAGGAGCTCACGCCGATGCTCTCGCAGTACGCCGACCTCTGTGCCGCCCACGAGGACGCCCTGGTGCTGTTTCAGGTCGGCGACTTCTACGAGGCGTTCTGCGAGGCGGCCGAGACCGTGGCGCGCGTCTGCGAGGTGACGCTGACGGAGCGGTCCGACTCCACCGGCGACTACCCGATGGCCGGGGTCCCCATCGACAACGCCGCGCCGTACCTGGAGTCGCTGCTCGACGCGGGCTACCGCGTCGCGCTCGGCGATCAGGTCGAGGACGCCGAGCAGGCGTCCGGGCTCGTCGACCGCGCCGTCACCGAGGTGATCACGCCCGGGACCGTCGTCGAGGACGACCTGCTCGAATCCGGCACGACGAACTACGTGGCAGCCGTCGCCGAATCCGATGACGTCGTCGGTCTCGCCGCCGTCGACGTCTCCACCGGCGAGTGCCTCGTCACGTCGGGCGACCGGGACGCGGTCGCGGGCGAACTCGACCGGGTCGCGCCGGCGGAGCTCATCGCCGGCCCCGCCGCGCCCGACTTCGAACCGAGCGACGCGGAGCGCGGCTGGGCGACCCACGAGTACGACCCCGACGCCTTCGACCGCCGGACCGCGACCGAACGGCTGGAGCCCTATCTCCCCGCCCCAAAGCGCCGCTTCGACGCGGACGCCGAACTGCGGGCGGCGGGCGCGGTGCTCGCGTACGCCGAGTACACGCAGGGCGACGACGGCCCGCTCTCGTACGTGACGCGGGTCCGGCGGTACGACCCCCGCGACCGCCTCCGGCTCGACGCGGCGGCCCAGCGGAGCCTCGAACTGTTCGAGAACCGCGGGCTGGGGGCGAGCGACACGCTGTTCGACGCGCTCGACGAGACGAACTGTGCGCTCGGGCGGCGCTGTCTGGAGCGCTGGCTCCGGCGTCCGCTCGTCGACGCCGACGCGATCCGGGACCGTCACGACGCGGTCGGGGAACTCGCCGACCGGAGCCTCGCCCGCGAGGGGGTCGCGGACGCGCTCGCGACCGCCTACGACCTCGAACGGCTGGTGAGTCGGGTCTCGCGGGGGCGTGCCGACGCCCGCGACCTGCGTTCGCTGTACCGGACGCTCGCGGTCGTGCCGGAGGTGAAGGCGACGCTCGCGGGGGCGGCAGAGGGAAGCGAGTCGCTCCCTCGGACGGACCACCTCCGCGACCTCCGCGACCGCCTCGACGAGCTGACCGAGGTCCGCGAGCTGATCGACGCGGCGATTGCGACCGACCCGCCACAGGAGATCACGGATGGCGGCGTGATACGGGAGGGGTTCGACGACGACCTCGACGACCTCCGCGCGACCGAGCGCGAGGGGCGCGAGTGGGTCGCGGACCTCGAAACGAGCGAGCGCGAGCGCACCGGGATCGATTCGCTGTCGGTGGGGCACAACCAGGTCCACGGCTACTACATCGAGGTGACCGACGCCAACGCCGACCGCGTCCCCGACGACTACCGCCGCCGACAGACCCTGAAGAACAGCGAGCGGTACGTCACGCCGGAGCTGAAGGAGCGCGAGGAGGCGATCGTCGGGGCCGCGGAGCGCGCCGACGCCTTGGAGTACGAGCTGTTCGTCGACGTCCGCGAGCGCGTCGCAAGCGAGACCGAGCGGATCCAGGGGCTCGCGGACGCGCTCGCCGAACTCGACGCGCTGGCCTCGCTCGCGACCGTCGCGGTCGAGTACGACTACGTCCGCCCGGAACTCAGGACGGGTGCTGAGGTGGACGGCGATCCCGGGACGGACGGCGATCCCGGGACGGACGGCGATCCCGGGACGGACGGCGACGCCGGGATCGCGATCGAGGGCGGACGCCACCCGGTCGTCGAGCGGACCGAGGAGTCGTTCGTCCCGAACGACGCGGACCTGCCCCGCGGCTCGGTCGCGGTGATCACGGGGCCGAACATGAGCGGGAAGTCGACGTACATGCGGTCGGTCGCGCTCGCGGTCGTGCTCGCGCAGACGGGCTCGTTCGTCCCCGCGCAGGCCGCCTCGCTCCCGGTCTTCGACCGCGTGTTCACCCGCGTCGGGGCCTCCGACGACATCGCCGGCGGCCAGTCGACGTTCATGCGCGAGATGAGCGAGCTGACGGAGATCCTCCACGACGCCGGCACCGACTCGCTCGTCCTCTTAGACGAGGTCGGGCGGGGAACGGCCACCACCGACGGCCGCGCCATCGCCCGCGCGGCCGCCGAGTTCCTCCACGACGAACTGGGCGCGACCGCGCTGTTCGCGACGCATTATCACGGACTCACGGATCTGGCG belongs to Halorubrum sp. DM2 and includes:
- the mutS gene encoding DNA mismatch repair protein MutS, producing MEPADRETVTGLPPGIAAAREELTPMLSQYADLCAAHEDALVLFQVGDFYEAFCEAAETVARVCEVTLTERSDSTGDYPMAGVPIDNAAPYLESLLDAGYRVALGDQVEDAEQASGLVDRAVTEVITPGTVVEDDLLESGTTNYVAAVAESDDVVGLAAVDVSTGECLVTSGDRDAVAGELDRVAPAELIAGPAAPDFEPSDAERGWATHEYDPDAFDRRTATERLEPYLPAPKRRFDADAELRAAGAVLAYAEYTQGDDGPLSYVTRVRRYDPRDRLRLDAAAQRSLELFENRGLGASDTLFDALDETNCALGRRCLERWLRRPLVDADAIRDRHDAVGELADRSLAREGVADALATAYDLERLVSRVSRGRADARDLRSLYRTLAVVPEVKATLAGAAEGSESLPRTDHLRDLRDRLDELTEVRELIDAAIATDPPQEITDGGVIREGFDDDLDDLRATEREGREWVADLETSERERTGIDSLSVGHNQVHGYYIEVTDANADRVPDDYRRRQTLKNSERYVTPELKEREEAIVGAAERADALEYELFVDVRERVASETERIQGLADALAELDALASLATVAVEYDYVRPELRTGAEVDGDPGTDGDPGTDGDPGTDGDAGIAIEGGRHPVVERTEESFVPNDADLPRGSVAVITGPNMSGKSTYMRSVALAVVLAQTGSFVPAQAASLPVFDRVFTRVGASDDIAGGQSTFMREMSELTEILHDAGTDSLVLLDEVGRGTATTDGRAIARAAAEFLHDELGATALFATHYHGLTDLADERERVFNLHFTATREDGDVTFLHRVVPGASSSSYGVEVAELAGVPGPVVDRARDLVAAEEADRGGSAGVGDDPETEPNSDAADGSDAADAPDDESTSGDEPAAADDPEDASLREFLAEEASAGAGDERDDADAAAKAGAPPDLAAELRSLDLARMTPIEALNALHDLQSRVDDD